A region from the Corynebacterium halotolerans YIM 70093 = DSM 44683 genome encodes:
- a CDS encoding NAD(P)/FAD-dependent oxidoreductase, translating to MNTDLPTTVDVLVVGGGPAGLSAATWLGRYQRSTLVIDAGQHRNRFADFAHGLLGRDPITPEALLAEARAGLEQYPQVLLRHGTVNAVHRDEDGRFCATVDGTHRVTAARLVLATGVRDRFPRIAGFDDHYGTDIHHCPACDGLTARDQDVIVLGAGAHVPAYASELLDWARTVRLVTDTEHPTFDRTQCRTLDEHGIEIVVGTAEALVGNPGALQGLRLADGTVVEGSKIFFSYAHVPTNSLAAQLGCDLDDEGQIIVDGFQLTSVDGIYATGDITPGLQLVPIAIGQGASAGIACATSLRGHATSEDVPTPAPPARRFTAG from the coding sequence ATGAACACTGACCTTCCCACCACCGTCGATGTCCTCGTCGTGGGCGGTGGGCCCGCCGGGTTGTCCGCCGCAACCTGGCTGGGAAGGTATCAGCGCTCCACCTTGGTCATCGACGCCGGACAGCACCGCAACCGGTTCGCCGATTTCGCCCACGGCCTGCTGGGGCGAGACCCGATCACTCCTGAGGCATTGCTCGCCGAGGCCCGTGCCGGGTTGGAGCAGTACCCCCAGGTCCTTCTCCGTCACGGGACAGTGAACGCCGTGCACCGTGACGAGGACGGTCGGTTCTGCGCCACCGTCGACGGCACTCACCGGGTGACCGCCGCCCGTCTCGTGCTGGCCACCGGGGTGCGTGACCGGTTTCCGCGGATCGCCGGATTCGACGACCACTACGGCACCGACATCCACCACTGCCCGGCCTGCGACGGGCTCACCGCCCGGGACCAGGATGTGATCGTGCTCGGTGCCGGCGCCCACGTACCGGCCTACGCCTCCGAGCTGCTCGACTGGGCCAGGACCGTGCGGCTCGTCACTGATACCGAGCACCCGACCTTCGACCGGACCCAGTGCAGGACACTCGATGAACACGGCATCGAGATCGTGGTCGGGACGGCCGAGGCCCTGGTCGGAAACCCTGGGGCCCTGCAGGGTCTGCGCCTGGCGGACGGGACCGTGGTGGAAGGCTCCAAGATCTTCTTCTCCTATGCCCACGTCCCCACCAACAGTCTCGCCGCTCAGTTGGGATGCGATCTGGACGACGAGGGGCAGATCATCGTCGACGGTTTCCAGCTCACCAGCGTCGACGGAATCTATGCCACCGGTGACATCACCCCGGGCCTGCAGCTGGTGCCGATCGCGATCGGCCAAGGTGCCTCTGCCGGCATCGCCTGCGCCACGTCCCTGCGCGGCCATGCCACCTCCGAGGATGTGCCTACCCCGGCCCCGCCCGCCCGCAGGTTCACCGCCGGATAG
- a CDS encoding SDR family oxidoreductase gives MSPLNDPRTLHPKIAPPEQTQPHPGLDRDLEPQADIGLESYQGNGRLKGRRALITGGDSGIGSAVAVAFAREGADVAIAYLPEEEPDAQRIVKAIEDAGQKALALPGDLCELEQCRKIVDETVQAFGGLDILVNNASRQIWHEGIENIPDEDFDATMKSNIYSSYRVTKAALEHMEPGSSIIFTSSIQAYQPSPTLLDYAMTKAAMNNLSKGLAQELAPKGIRVNAVAPGPIWTPIQPSHGQPQEKITSFGQSSSLGRSGQPAELAGAYVFLASDEASYVMGETLAVTGGTPTP, from the coding sequence ATGTCTCCCCTGAACGACCCCCGCACCCTGCACCCCAAGATCGCTCCCCCGGAGCAGACCCAGCCCCACCCGGGCCTGGACCGCGACCTCGAACCTCAGGCCGATATCGGTCTGGAGAGCTACCAGGGCAACGGCCGCCTCAAGGGCCGCCGGGCCCTGATCACAGGCGGCGACTCCGGCATCGGTTCCGCCGTGGCCGTGGCTTTCGCCCGCGAGGGTGCCGACGTCGCCATCGCCTACCTGCCCGAGGAGGAGCCCGACGCACAGCGCATTGTCAAGGCCATCGAGGACGCCGGTCAGAAAGCACTGGCCCTCCCGGGCGACCTCTGCGAGCTTGAGCAGTGCCGGAAGATCGTGGACGAGACCGTCCAGGCCTTCGGTGGCCTGGACATCCTGGTCAACAATGCCAGCCGCCAGATCTGGCACGAGGGCATCGAGAACATTCCCGACGAGGACTTCGACGCCACCATGAAGTCCAACATCTACAGCTCCTACCGGGTGACCAAGGCGGCCCTGGAGCACATGGAGCCGGGATCGTCGATCATCTTCACCTCATCGATCCAGGCCTACCAGCCGTCGCCGACCCTGCTCGACTACGCGATGACTAAGGCGGCGATGAACAACCTGAGCAAGGGACTCGCGCAGGAGCTGGCTCCCAAGGGCATCCGCGTCAACGCTGTCGCTCCCGGCCCGATCTGGACGCCGATCCAGCCGAGCCACGGCCAGCCGCAGGAGAAGATCACCTCCTTCGGCCAGAGTTCTTCTCTGGGCAGGTCCGGACAGCCGGCGGAGCTGGCCGGCGCCTACGTGTTCCTCGCCTCCGACGAGGCCTCCTACGTCATGGGCGAGACCCTCGCCGTCACCGGTGGCACGCCGACCCCCTGA
- a CDS encoding glucose 1-dehydrogenase gives MTSLNDPRNRYPKVEPPEQTQPHPGLDRDLEPQSDIGLETYQGNGRLKGRRALITGGDSGIGAAVAIAYAREGADVAIAYLPEEEPDAQRVIQAIEDAGQQALALPGDLCELEQCRKIVDETVEAFGGLDILVNNASRQIWHDGIENIPDDEFDKTMKSNIYSSYRVTKAAMAHLEPGSSIIFTSSIEAYQPTPTLLHYDMTKAAMNNLSKGLAQELAPKGIRVNAVAPGPIWTPLQPSHGQPQEQLTQFDEMAPLGRAGQPVELAGAYVFLASDEASYVMGETLAVTGGMLTP, from the coding sequence ATGACTTCCCTGAACGACCCCCGTAACCGATACCCGAAGGTTGAGCCGCCCGAGCAGACCCAGCCCCACCCCGGCCTGGACCGCGACCTCGAACCTCAGTCCGACATCGGCCTGGAGACCTACCAGGGCAACGGCCGCCTCAAGGGCCGCCGGGCCCTGATCACCGGCGGCGACTCCGGCATCGGCGCCGCCGTGGCCATCGCCTACGCCCGAGAGGGTGCCGACGTCGCCATCGCCTACCTGCCCGAGGAGGAGCCCGACGCACAGCGTGTCATCCAGGCTATTGAGGACGCCGGCCAGCAGGCCCTGGCCCTGCCCGGCGACCTGTGCGAACTCGAGCAGTGCCGGAAGATCGTGGACGAGACCGTCGAAGCCTTCGGCGGGCTGGACATCCTGGTCAACAACGCCAGCCGCCAGATCTGGCACGACGGCATCGAGAACATCCCGGACGATGAGTTCGATAAGACGATGAAGTCCAATATCTACAGCTCCTATCGCGTGACCAAGGCCGCGATGGCGCACCTGGAGCCGGGCTCGTCGATCATCTTCACCTCCTCCATTGAGGCGTACCAGCCGACCCCGACCCTGCTGCACTACGACATGACCAAGGCCGCGATGAACAACCTGAGCAAGGGACTCGCGCAGGAGCTGGCCCCCAAGGGCATCCGCGTCAACGCGGTGGCCCCTGGTCCGATCTGGACTCCCCTGCAGCCGAGTCACGGCCAGCCACAGGAACAGCTGACCCAGTTCGACGAGATGGCCCCCCTCGGCCGTGCAGGACAGCCCGTCGAGCTGGCCGGCGCCTACGTGTTCCTCGCCTCCGACGAAGCCTCCTACGTCATGGGCGAGACCCTGGCTGTGACCGGTGGCATGCTGACGCCTTAG